One genomic region from Nostoc sphaeroides encodes:
- a CDS encoding Tic22 family protein, protein MKSFIRLGATLGIAGTVFLTGLSGIGNLPGIGNQQAIALPQDQVVKKLQEVPVFTLTNPKGEFVVLSRNNESKPISQVGFFISKQDAQKFLDNRLKKENPQLASTLQVRPLSLADYYKIVQESKKKSDSVIYTLVPTQAQVASATSMLNQNGKKGEQFNGIPLFVPKFKKDNSYLTIPVPNGKERYIPFFFEKEQATALLDEFKKAVPKEANNTEIQVVDLYGVMEALNSSTDPSINKIVLYPSRESINFIRSLAPNQSPAAKPAAAPATPKK, encoded by the coding sequence ATGAAATCATTTATTCGCTTGGGCGCAACATTGGGTATAGCTGGCACTGTATTTTTAACAGGGCTTTCAGGAATCGGCAATCTACCAGGAATAGGCAATCAACAGGCGATCGCATTGCCACAAGATCAGGTAGTGAAAAAGCTCCAAGAAGTACCTGTATTCACGCTCACCAATCCTAAAGGCGAATTTGTAGTACTTTCGAGGAACAACGAATCCAAGCCAATCTCGCAAGTGGGATTTTTTATTAGCAAGCAAGATGCTCAAAAATTCCTTGACAATCGGCTCAAAAAAGAAAACCCCCAGTTGGCAAGCACCCTACAGGTAAGACCTTTGTCCTTGGCAGACTACTATAAAATAGTTCAAGAAAGCAAAAAGAAATCAGACTCTGTAATTTATACTTTAGTGCCGACCCAAGCACAGGTAGCTTCGGCAACAAGTATGCTGAATCAAAATGGTAAAAAAGGGGAGCAATTTAATGGTATTCCCTTATTTGTACCCAAATTTAAGAAAGATAATAGCTATTTAACGATTCCCGTCCCCAACGGCAAAGAGCGGTATATCCCTTTCTTTTTTGAGAAAGAGCAAGCAACAGCTTTGTTAGACGAATTTAAAAAAGCCGTACCAAAGGAAGCAAACAACACTGAAATTCAAGTGGTGGATTTGTACGGTGTTATGGAAGCTCTCAATAGCAGTACCGACCCTAGTATAAATAAAATTGTTCTCTATCCATCACGGGAGTCGATCAATTTTATTCGCTCGCTTGCACCGAATCAATCTCCAGCTGCCAAGCCTGCTGCTGCACCCGCCACTCCAAAAAAATAA
- the prmC gene encoding peptide chain release factor N(5)-glutamine methyltransferase, which translates to MGEKHLISGLQLWQWRNTALQAAIATDISPAEVDWLLLEVAGLDRLALRLESFKNWPEIQLQLPLEELDRLWQRRLNDRLPVQYIAGVTPWRKFQIAVSSAVLIPRPETELLIDLALASASDASGNWADLGTGSGAIALGLADVLQNATIYAVDYSLEALAIAQTNAHNLGFADRIQFYQGSWWEPLTFLKGQFSGMVSNPPYIPTSTLPTLQPEVVNHEPHLALDGGGDGLDCIRHLIEISPSYLQPGGVWLIEMMAGQADAVRELLQNQGSYCKIQIHADLAGIERFAVAYKS; encoded by the coding sequence ATGGGGGAGAAACATCTGATATCTGGTTTACAACTTTGGCAGTGGCGCAATACTGCTCTCCAAGCAGCGATCGCTACTGATATCTCACCAGCTGAGGTAGATTGGCTGCTGCTCGAAGTTGCTGGGTTAGACCGCTTGGCACTGCGTTTGGAGTCCTTTAAAAACTGGCCCGAAATTCAGCTGCAATTGCCTCTAGAAGAATTAGATCGTTTGTGGCAGAGGCGATTAAATGACCGCTTACCAGTGCAGTATATTGCCGGAGTTACACCTTGGCGTAAGTTTCAAATCGCAGTGTCAAGTGCGGTTTTGATTCCCAGACCAGAGACAGAATTATTAATTGATTTAGCTTTAGCATCTGCTAGTGATGCATCAGGAAACTGGGCTGATTTAGGCACTGGGAGTGGAGCGATCGCACTGGGATTAGCAGATGTCTTGCAAAATGCAACAATTTATGCAGTTGATTACAGTTTAGAAGCTTTGGCGATCGCCCAAACCAACGCCCATAATTTAGGTTTTGCTGACCGGATTCAATTTTATCAAGGTTCCTGGTGGGAGCCACTGACATTTTTAAAAGGTCAGTTCAGTGGTATGGTGTCCAATCCCCCTTACATACCCACCAGTACCTTACCTACTCTGCAACCAGAAGTAGTTAACCATGAACCGCATTTAGCTTTGGATGGTGGGGGTGATGGCTTAGATTGCATTCGCCATTTGATTGAAATCTCCCCTAGTTATTTGCAACCTGGTGGCGTGTGGTTAATTGAGATGATGGCAGGGCAGGCGGATGCAGTGCGAGAACTTTTGCAAAATCAAGGTAGCTATTGTAAAATTCAAATTCACGCTGATTTAGCTGGAATTGAACGCTTTGCCGTAGCTTACAAAAGTTAG
- a CDS encoding alpha/beta fold hydrolase, translating into MATIEILGVPHAYELTAPTSCPHALVFIHGWLNSRGYWQPVISRLSDDLQCLSYDLRGFGESQSQVKTDFSRAETSLSLTPISSSALGSTIDSLYTPAAYAQDLAILLKQLNINSAWLIGHSLGGTIALWGADQIPECVKGVICINAGGGIYLKEAFEQFRSAGQKFLQVRPRWLSQIPLIDLLFTRASVAHPLERYWARQRLIDFVVADPEAALGSLLDSTTEEEINRLPELVSQLKQPVYFLAGAEDKVMEPKYVRHLASFHRLFQYCGDNVLEIPDCGHLAMLEQPDAVAAHIRSIIRS; encoded by the coding sequence ATGGCAACTATCGAAATCTTGGGCGTTCCACACGCATACGAGCTAACGGCTCCCACTTCCTGCCCCCACGCTTTAGTATTTATCCACGGTTGGCTCAATAGCCGTGGATATTGGCAACCTGTGATTTCCCGCCTATCAGATGATTTGCAGTGCCTTTCCTATGATTTGCGGGGTTTTGGTGAATCTCAGTCCCAGGTAAAAACCGATTTTAGTCGGGCAGAAACGTCTTTGAGCCTAACGCCCATCTCCAGTAGTGCGCTTGGCTCAACAATTGATTCTCTTTATACTCCGGCTGCGTATGCTCAGGATTTAGCAATTCTCCTGAAACAGCTAAATATTAACAGTGCTTGGCTCATTGGTCACTCTTTGGGAGGTACGATCGCTCTTTGGGGAGCAGATCAAATACCTGAGTGTGTTAAGGGAGTTATCTGTATCAACGCTGGCGGCGGTATTTACCTCAAAGAAGCCTTTGAGCAGTTTCGCTCGGCGGGTCAGAAATTTTTGCAAGTCCGCCCGCGCTGGCTGTCCCAAATACCTTTGATTGATTTGCTGTTTACCAGAGCCAGTGTGGCACATCCTTTGGAGCGCTATTGGGCACGTCAGAGGCTGATTGATTTCGTTGTGGCTGACCCGGAAGCAGCTCTGGGAAGTCTGTTAGACTCTACAACCGAAGAAGAAATCAATCGTTTACCTGAGCTAGTATCCCAATTGAAGCAGCCAGTTTATTTTTTGGCTGGTGCCGAAGATAAGGTTATGGAACCCAAGTATGTGCGCCATTTAGCTAGCTTTCACAGACTGTTTCAATATTGTGGTGACAATGTTCTGGAAATTCCTGATTGCGGACACCTGGCTATGTTGGAACAGCCGGATGCAGTGGCTGCTCACATCCGGTCAATAATTAGGAGTTAG
- a CDS encoding GNAT family N-acetyltransferase: MGFWKTWFSTPESVAASRTNSFEEHRADAAGNSNPSSLSEASSKETRIVFSTERDIDLYELEELCDAVGWSRRPLRKVKKAIEHSFLVASMWQVRGNQKRLIGFARATSDHAFNATIWDVVVHPDFQSQGLGKALMKYVLKKLRSEEISNVTLFADPHVVDFYRTMGFMADPEGIKGMFWYPH, translated from the coding sequence ATGGGTTTTTGGAAAACTTGGTTTAGTACTCCTGAATCTGTAGCGGCAAGTAGGACAAACTCCTTTGAAGAACATAGAGCGGATGCTGCGGGCAATTCCAACCCCAGCAGCCTTAGCGAAGCTTCTTCAAAGGAGACTCGCATCGTCTTCAGTACGGAACGAGATATTGACCTGTATGAGCTAGAAGAACTCTGTGATGCAGTTGGTTGGTCGCGTCGTCCTCTAAGAAAAGTGAAAAAAGCTATTGAGCATAGTTTTCTTGTCGCCTCAATGTGGCAGGTGAGAGGAAACCAAAAGCGGCTCATTGGTTTTGCCCGTGCTACCTCAGATCACGCGTTTAATGCCACTATTTGGGATGTCGTGGTTCACCCAGACTTTCAAAGTCAAGGACTGGGCAAGGCACTGATGAAATACGTTCTCAAAAAACTTAGGAGTGAAGAAATTAGTAATGTCACTCTCTTCGCCGACCCCCATGTTGTAGATTTCTACCGGACTATGGGGTTTATGGCTGATCCAGAAGGCATTAAAGGCATGTTCTGGTATCCTCACTAA